A region of the Fulvia fulva chromosome 7, complete sequence genome:
GTGTAACGACCCGATCCTTCACACAACGACATGCCGCGCAGCAAGGACGGACCGTCAATTTACACGTAGCGAAGGCTCGAAAGTCAGCGACAGATTATCTTGCCTCGAGGAAACCACCTCCGCCTCACTCGATCAAGCCACCGAGAGCGCCAGCACCGCCAGCACCGCCAGCACCGCCAGCACCGCCAGCACCGCCAGCACCGCCAGCACCGCCAGCACCGCCAGCACCGAACCCGGACGCGCCAGTGATCGCTTGGAATCCAGCTGTCTATGGCTCAGAACCTCCTGGCTCAGGTCCTCCCGGCTCAGCACCTCCCGCCAAGCCTGAGAAGTCGCAAGCTATCGTCTGGACCATCTCCTCGCTCCTGGCCGGCGGCATAGCATTCTATTGCGCCAATCTCTACGTCGCAGCGGATCAGCCATGCCAGAACCCCGCCATCAAAGACGTGAAAGAGCAGAAGGACGTAGCAGGTCGATATGACTACACAGCCGACAGTTTCGACAGCGAGGTTGGCCTCTCAGAATGGCTGATGGGTGTAAATGGCATACGAAAGGCGCTCCTCCAGACGTGCACCGGCCATGTGCTGGAGGTCAGCTGCGGCACAGGCAGGAACTTGGGATACTACGATATCGGAGAACACGGCAGAGTTGACAGCCTGACTTTCGTGGACCTCAGTCCGCAGATGGTCGAGGTGTGCAGGAAGAAGTTCGATGCGCTCTTTGGCAATGAGAGGATGGGACTGAAGTCCGGACTATCGATACGATTCCTGCCAGGTTCTGCCCTCGGCCAGATGCCACTTGCTCCTACCGATCCGCCGAAGAAGTACGACACCATCATACAGACCATGGGTCTGTGCAGTACGGACAAGCCAGTGGAGATTGTAGCGAACATGATGGAGCACCTGGACACAGCCAATCCGGAAGCGCGAATCTTGCTGCTGGAGCATGGTCGTAGCTATCGGGACTGGCTGAACAACATTCTGGACAATTCTGCCGAGAAGCACGCTGAGATTCACGGGTGCTGGTTCAACCGCGACATTGGCGCACTCGTGGAGGAAGCGGCCGGGCAGGTCGGCCTTGAAGTAACCAGAGAGCGGAGACATCATCTGGGCACAACTTGGGTCTTTGAGCTGAGGCCGAAGCAGAGACATCTGCAGAACCAGAACGCTGAAGTGGAAGAGAAGGGCGAGCGCGGCTCGTGGTTCGGCTGGTTCAAGTGAGCATGTGCCTTCAACAGTCGGGCAGTCTACCTTGCAAGCACAGCCGAACCTTCGTCCAGCAATGGTGAGTCTTGATTCTTTCTTCTTTCCATCTTCACTCTGATGATATTAAAATCCTATAATATGTTTCAAGACGGGGCATAGAGCTCGTCTCTCTGAACGATAGATTTCTAACTGAACACAACCCTTCGTGCCACACTTCACAGCGAAACACATCGCTCGCACGATGCTGACAGCGCCTTAGGTCAACGCTAATTTGCCTGCCTGCGCCTCACCAACGTCTCGCCGCAAGAATCGAGCTCCGGTTCACACTTGGCGGCTTCTCAGCCGCCCCTATAAGTTATTTATGAAGTCATGGTGTCTCGGATGTCCATATAGATTGGTTTCCGGGAGCTGGGAAAGCAGGGCTCAAGGGGCACATGCAGCTACAGCTCATCTACTGACAAAGGGCAAAAAGAATTGCTGGAGTAGGCGAGACTTGAACTCGCATCCCTCGCCGCCCATGTATCCACTCAAGGTGGCCTATTCAGCGCACTTCAACGCAAGTAGCCATGATAACTCCTGGATAACATTACCATGGCGCGTGGGCAACTGGAGCCAGTCGGTCCAGGGCGGGATCTTTACCAATTGGACCACAACCTCCTAAATTTCATGAGGGAAGCAATTATACCAGGCCATATCTACACCTATCTCGTCCTTGTTGATTGCGACTTTGATATCGGGACGAGGAGATCAAGGGGAAATGTCAAGAACGGGTCGACCACGCTCACTTACTCGAGCAACCCATCCACCTCTCAACCACCAAGAACAACGCCATGCCAACTATCATTCCCCCAACGAACGCTCCGGCCCCTCTGCCGACACATCTCCCCTGTTCCTCCATGAGCTCCTCATGCATCGTCCCGAGCTTCCGAACCTGGTCCCCGAGCTGCGTGTTAATTTCCTTCATCTCTTGACAGATTTCCAATCTCTCCTGCGCCAATTGCTGCATCGCCGCTAGCAGTGTTGCTGGATCGTCCGAGCTGCCATCTAGACTTGCCCTTGCCACCTCCGCTGCAGTACCGACCTGGTACATGCTGGTGGACTCTCCTGCTTCTCCTTGGTGCTGTGCATGGGGGGTTTTAGGCTCTGGCGGCGCTGGTGGTGGAGGTGGAGGTACGGTCGGAATGGAGGACTCTTTCTTGACTTGAGGTCGCATTGGGTTCGCCACGGACAAAATGTCGATCTTTGGCATCTGCAGTGCGAAACCAGCAGGTTGGTCTGTGCGTTGAGGTTCCTTGGATGTTGTGAATGGGTTCTCTGCTTGCTGCCTTACTGGCGCTTTCGGGCCCGTCTGCTTTGTATGGCCGTGGGAGGTATTGTGAGCCTCGTTGTTGATCAGCCATTCTACCTTGGACAGATGCTATTGGATGCCAATGTAGAGTTGAGCACAGATGGAGCACGACATCTATATTCTGGCGCTGGCTTGCTCGCTCAAGACTATCCTTGTCACAACAAGCACGATAGAACCAGAACACAAAGACAGAGCTTTCTACATTATAGCTGCTACCTTCCGGCTGGACGTCTAACATTCTACCGCAAGTAAGACTTCCCAGTCTTCTCATCTATGAGCTCGAACATCGCATTACCACCCATCCACCCTGCCTTAGGGTGTCCAGCAACGCCCCGAGTGTATTCAGCTTCCTCGCGTGTGATCTTGGCCGTCTCACCACCACGTCCACTGGCCGCAGCATCGGCGAGGAGCTGCACATGACAGCACTTGTCTAGCATGTAGAACCAGTTGATGGCTTCCTCAATACTTTGCCCAACGGTCAGGAGACCATGATTCCGGAGGAGAGCTGCTTTCTTGTTACCCAACGCTTCAGCGATGTCGCAGCCTTCATCTTCGTCTAGCACGATGCCTTTGCCTTCGAATACAACGTGGTCCTACCGGATGTCAGCACGGAAACGATCAGCGGTAAGGAGTATGTTCACCCACCTCAAAGAAGAAGCACGACTCGAGTGAGATGGTGTCAAGCGGCTTCCCGAGAGCACAGAACGCTCGACCGTACACACTATGAGTATGCGCCGCGCACAGCACATCCGGCCTCGCCTCGTGAATAGCACCATGTATCAAAAATGCAGCTCGATTCAGTACCTTCACCCTGCCATGGTCCAAGATGTTGCCTTTGTGGTCGACCCGCAGCAGGTCGCTTTTGTTGATGAGATTGAAGTCGATGCCGAGAGGATTGACCCAGAAGGTGGCCGGGTCGACTGGATCACGGACAGTGATGTGGCCAGCGAGGCCTTCGTTGAGACCGTAGTCGCCGAAGATGCGGTAGGCTCCTGCTAGGCGTCCTTTGATGTACTCGCGTTCTTCGTACTTGTCCTTGAACTGGAGCTTTGGGGTATCGACGAATCCGATCTCTTGGCCTTCTTTCTGTTGGAACTTATGGCCATTCTTTGGGACGGTGTCCAGGGCAGGTATGTCAGTGGTTGATATTGGAGCCATCGTGAGGTCGGTGACGTTGGTCAGTGATGCTGAGGAAGAGCAGAGTGAACAATTGCGGGTCTTTCAATGTAAGACTGGAGGTGAGGTTGCTGATGAACTTAACCACTGAAGGGCGCAACGGCAGGGCTTCGAGGCGCCAGTACAGGGTCGACCTTGCCTTCGCTGTGAGCTGGATGCTTATGTTGTGCGACCATTGGTTCGCGAGCGAGAGTCTGTAGGCCTTTGCTGCTCATCTTCACCTGTTCAAGATGCCGCAGTATTCGGGAGGCGTGGCACTGTCAGCAGGAAGGTACCCCGCACATGATTTGTACCTCCTCCATGTGTGACGTTCTTATCCGAACACACCGCCGGCTTGGCGCTCAGCTTTGTATTTAGAGTTTTCTCAGGTAGCTTTTCTGTATCTCAGATTCACACTCGCCAAGGTTCTCACATCTAGTAGCTTCCCTTCCTTTTAGCCTTTCTATTAGGTTGAATCAGTCTATAAGTAAATCTCCTAAGCTATAAGTCTCTAACTTATGCCTTAGTCGGAccttagtactaaagctaagCGAGGTAACCTTACTAACCTTATCTTAGCTCCTACGAACGGGGCGGGCTACTTAAACCTTTAGTATAGAGGACACTAACTAATACCCTAATTAAGGCGGTTATTACCTACCGGATTAGTAAGGTTttactacttatctagtcgGAGAGGGCCTAGCCTATAGTCGCGCCCTAGGTAATAACTACGCGGCTTAGCCTACTAGTCTAAAGGGTATATTAGCCTAAACGATACCTTTAGGGCTACTTAGGCTATACCCCTAGCTACTCGGTCGTACCGCCGCCCTAACCGCGATAGCGACGCGGAGATAGATAGGGCAGACTACCTAGATAAAGATaactttggcctatataacgagctagctagtagagataAGGCGCCTAGGATAGGGGATCCCCCTATTCTAAAGTCTAACGCTTAGAACGACGAGTACCTTAACTAGATATCGTCTATTAGAGCCTAGATTAGCCTAAATAAGAAATAGATTATTAAACGACGCCTTTCCGACCTAGAGAAACTAGAGCTCGTTAGTAGCGACTTTAACTAGTTATAGTTTAAAGCTATCGAAGAAACACGCCTAAAGCCCTCTTATCTTAGGTACGGTAATTTCGACGATATAATTACGTAGATCTCTAACTTTATAGTCGACCTAGACTATTAGGAGTAGATCTAGCGTAAGTAGGAGACTACCCGTTAAACTAGGAGTATTAGGACCTTTATTAGGTCGCTTAGGCTAACTAGGAGCTGTATAACTCCCCTACTAGATAACTTTACCTACCTACGTAAGTTTTTAGCCGGCCTAAAGCCCGATATActagctaaactagataatcGTAACTTCCGAGCGACTAATACGAATATCCGCGTCTACTTCTAGTAGGCTATTATAGCCGACTAGCGACTCTATCTTAGCCACGGAAGAGACTAGAAGCTAGCCGTAATAATATTAGCCGTCGAGAAGTTTATAGACGGAGATactaaagcctttatagctcTCCGGAGCGACTTAGGTAGCTCGGCGCGCGGTAGAGGACGCGGTAGAGGCCGCGGCGGATATAGACGCGAGCGAGGTAATCGTAGAGGCCCCTCCGGGCGCTTAGATAAATActataactatagtaagataGGCTACTTCGCGCGCGACTACTCTAGGCTAAAAAATAGAGCCTAAGACGTCTTAATTAAGGTAGACGTACTTAGGATTATTAGACGCCTCTATACCCCTACCTAGAGAATCCTACTAGGATAGGACGACCctagctactaagggtaAGGCTTAGTAGATATAAGTAGAAGAGGATAGAGTATTATCTTTATCTAAAGAACCCGAGTCGGAGACTAAAGAGGAGGTCGACTATACGATAGAGAGGCTAATAGTAATAGGCGGAGGGCTCTTTACTATCGATGTCCGCCTAGGACCTAATTAGGTTCGGGCTAAGGTTACCCTAGACTACGTAGCTTCTAAAGTATACCTCTTAGCCCGAAAATCGAAGTAACTCCCTCGATCGCTTTTTAGGGACTTACCGCTAGTAAGGATCGTCCTCCTAAACGGTAAGGAGATTATTTCTACTTAGGGTATCCttctactatactagattAGTACCTAGTAGGACATAGTCCCCGCTAGAtttattaatatagaaggATTTGACCTTATCCTAGGCCTTAAGTAGTTCTAGGAAGTCAACCCTAACGTAAACTAGTAgtctagctctactagactacGGGACCGGCGTAGCTAGTACTATACGATTAGGTCGTACTCTAAGGTATTCGACCTAAAGGACGACGAAGGCGAGCTAGAAATGTTTAACTCTATATATTTAGTAGACTTCGCTATATAATACGAAGGACCCTAGCTCTTCTACTCGCTTAGGCGACTCCCCGACGATACCCTAGTTAATATCGACTTCGCGGAACACGGCTTAGATAAGATATATAAACgccttatagctatagtaggagACCTAGACGACGAGTCTTAGCTACCGTAGGTAGGTAACCGGGTCTTCTAGACGTTAGTTAATCTCTTCCTAGAGATCTAGAGAGCTTAGCTCCCGGCTAGACTCCTACGGAAGAGAGATTTCGACTATACTATCCCTACTAGTAACGCTCGACCTATTAACTAGCCCGTATACCGTCTAAACCCTAGTTAGCTTTAAGAATAGGCTCGCTAGATCTAGATACTCCTTAATCGCGGACTAATTAAGGTCTCGTCCTTACCCTAGGGATCCCTAGTCCTCTTTATCTCTAAGCTAGACGGCtagtagcgtatatatatcgactatcgCGCCCTAAACGCCGTAACTACTAAAAACGGCTTCCCCCTCCTACGTATCTAGGAATAACTAGATATAGTCGCGAAGGGTAAATACTTTAGTAAACTAGACCTAGTCTTAGggtactagtagctactaatCGACTTAGCCGATACGTATAAGACTACGTTTAATACTAGGGATAGGAAGTACGAGTTCCTCGTTATACCCTTTAGGCTAATAAACGCCCTAGCCTCGTTTTAGTCTATAATAAACGGtattaagaacatataggccgtaggttaagtatataggtgtgggtgtgttatataactagattacgtgactagggtttactagcctataggctagtaaacatccggacacctagtatctacctatactaatactagcgatactatatatatagataaactatctcgttcggaccctgTAAGGTTCAGAGAGACACGATGATAGCGATCGCAGGAAACGACCAGGAGCAGGAGAGTAACGAGTGGAAGGAGGTCTGCAGGAAGGCAGAAACAATGGCAATGGCAGGAGATGGCGAGCACCCAGAAAGAGCACTTAAGGGGATGATTTTGGAGCTCCTTGGAGGGCTAAAGGCACTAAGGAGCCAAACAGGACAGATCATTAACaggacagtagcagcagcagcaaagaagaggacacaggaaggccagaaactaagccaaccaacctgggcagcagttgcatcccaaaaccctccccccccagaaaacagctatcaaggtctacatttccgaccagcaagagcagaaagagattgagggcctgtcaggcaaggagatcatacagaagattgggatacaaggcatcattggagccaggaaagagaagggaggtgtccttaagctgttcacagcacaggagcaagacaggaagaggctagagacacagaaggagtggacagtcaaactaggcaagacgactaaggtctcacaccaacaaaatatggttattgcccatgggatgaccacaaagtttgacattgaaggagaccttaagaggctgcaggaccagaaccaggctgtatgcccagggctacagatcacaaaagcagcatgggtcaacagaaagacaaaggacacaaagagagagtcttctctagtgctctggataggcactgtagaacaggcaaacaccgtgcttgacaagggcatcttctgggaatgcgaaagaatggacacagaaatccatagaagcacccacagactactgcaatgtttcaagtgccaacagtatggtcatatctctactagatgcccaagccaaaaggacacttgttcccactgtgctggtagccacaaagtacagaattgcacagccccaaagagtgaagccagatgtgcatgctgtggaaagaaacacccttcctggtcccaagactgcacagctaggattgaggcaaagaggagggcaagagaagccaggatcaacacccctatcagattccagacagggacaatcacccaagaacccctaaggactgtctacaaccctctgaaaagaggcagaacagaagagaccacacaggcccaaggccaccctgctatgggtagaccaaaatcaattgtggttgcaggaagagacccgtcacaaagcaggctcaaccttaccacaatcccaaatagcagccagcagcaggaagcacgagaagaccagcaggagaccagcatggatgagtcatgattgagacacctaatcttaccactatccagtacaacgtcaacaaaagccagcacaaggtctagagaagctttctccaagcactggacccaaagaaacacctagttattgcagtccaggaaccttggatcaacagcaaatctaacagaccatctactgctaacgacccaaggtatcacacactcctagccaaacaaggcacccctagaacatgcatgtacatcagcaaagagatggcaacagacagctgggaacaaatccaacaggaagggggagacatcacctcagtcagactcaacaccaaccaaggcagcatccacatccacagtgtatacaacccaccccccagctccagaagcagcacccagctgggcacactacaac
Encoded here:
- a CDS encoding Methyltransferase OMS1, mitochondrial yields the protein MYKKQQSPTKDVNVNRGNTQGASGFPTVGPPGSAPPAKPEKSQAIVWTISSLLAGGIAFYCANLYVAADQPCQNPAIKDVKEQKDVAGRYDYTADSFDSEVGLSEWLMGVNGIRKALLQTCTGHVLEVSCGTGRNLGYYDIGEHGRVDSLTFVDLSPQMVEVCRKKFDALFGNERMGLKSGLSIRFLPGSALGQMPLAPTDPPKKYDTIIQTMGLCSTDKPVEIVANMMEHLDTANPEARILLLEHGRSYRDWLNNILDNSAEKHAEIHGCWFNRDIGALVEEAAGQVGLEVTRERRHHLGTTWVFELRPKQRHLQNQNAEVEEKGERGSWFGWFK